One window from the genome of Erwinia sorbitola encodes:
- the tssM gene encoding type VI secretion system membrane subunit TssM: protein MSFINRLFSVRVTKFLLFIACFILISLFIWYLGPFFGFGETRPLESIEPRIILIVLTLLCIIGLWYRFPLLIMLLLALCCAVWILGPYILVGNSYPVATVNRRVIVIGCILLVALFYGAWKLIVALRKNPKFLDRFIKDEVVKEDYKRAEIFAIIRNANSHIKNISKSTSRFKQFFWPVKFLSDLPWYMVIGTESAGKTSSILSSGQSFPEPEQLKKIAQKTMPTAICECWFSNDALFLDTAGRYVTHAEENNNEWKNILEAIKKYRSIKAINGIIVNLSVADVMGRSKAELYDISAKIRSRLDETRSVLGIHFPVYVLVSKVDQLSGFSEYFRILTEHEREQIWGVTFPYGQEMETSSAELRERIDDELGLLEKRIEDKMTLRQQEELNLSDRKRMYSLPQDFRVLSQEIAEILQSIFFTSRYDETKGLSSLRGLYFASSSQPADVYLLNNKTLIQRWSNFVQRRTSSAVELVIKKHNDADFLVTDTSYGRHYFLKTLFAEIIVKDARLVRHNLRTQSKYRFQNIFIHSACILFTAWMLNGFYHSFYNNDGYLATVSTRVSSLEDAIRNFEKANNPELIPGLLSMAQYMPEYSEIDVTRPPLDFRFGQYVGWDITADSLSLYQYFLQRLLYPMVQHEALEKLQDTLIDENNSEIYTALKTYLMLNGHGKFDKKFLINTITEAWDSSGKIAPYADREIFISHLDALFDVPEWRRYAQSMDKELVAQARAVLSRIPLSDRLYDRIKILARDDAPANLTLGQLLGAKDNQIFTMAVTDQAATSIPGLFTYVGYHEVFKKKISSLITRFNDEDGWVMESKKSTSLAEFRSTRVRSDLGFVGSAMLANAKRIDPVKQRVMQRYYEEYTQRWSDFLSHIRLRSNGPQNPLGQLALSFDIYLLRTIASTNSPLIKLAQRVVEETTLSASEADGLADNQTPNSRLLQNVNRASQLLDSLEKKRVWEGVDSHFATLREFVTGSARPDEKAGNGAVADSQLRKIMGVLQDQYTLFVISDNALKNGNMPVLSDAGIKIGAESQTWPDPIRNIIEPLLKGAHKKVNHLVIAESNKKIESDLGEMCRNTIVGRYPFARRSKEEVRVSDFERFFAPGGLADTFFRENLTEMVNTSVKPWRYKSESVERDSGTLKTFEQARDIRNIFFRNGESKQLSVNFSVSVPYMAPTITQLSLNFDGATMDYSHGPVVPVSFIWPGTRAGSILNMTAQPRMADKLSGLVFTGPWALFHWMDSVTRIENPSSANPVLVFSLSDRIVNIQASGITYNDRLITNLLRNFRCPR from the coding sequence ATGTCTTTTATTAATAGATTGTTTTCTGTTCGCGTAACAAAATTCTTGCTTTTTATAGCATGTTTTATCCTGATATCCCTGTTTATATGGTATTTAGGTCCATTCTTTGGGTTTGGCGAAACACGGCCATTAGAAAGCATTGAGCCACGAATTATTCTGATCGTTCTTACTCTGCTCTGTATTATTGGGCTATGGTACAGATTCCCGCTGTTGATCATGCTGCTACTTGCACTTTGTTGTGCAGTGTGGATATTGGGGCCATATATATTAGTAGGAAACTCCTATCCCGTTGCTACAGTCAACCGCAGAGTTATCGTCATTGGCTGCATACTGCTGGTTGCACTCTTCTATGGTGCATGGAAGCTGATTGTTGCATTAAGAAAAAACCCGAAGTTTTTAGACCGGTTTATCAAAGATGAAGTGGTGAAAGAGGACTATAAGAGAGCTGAGATCTTCGCCATTATTCGAAATGCAAATAGTCACATCAAAAATATCAGTAAAAGTACCTCAAGATTTAAACAGTTTTTCTGGCCGGTGAAATTCCTTAGCGATCTGCCATGGTATATGGTCATTGGGACAGAGAGCGCAGGTAAAACCTCCTCAATACTCTCCTCCGGACAGAGTTTCCCCGAGCCTGAACAACTGAAAAAAATCGCACAGAAGACGATGCCAACGGCAATCTGTGAGTGTTGGTTCTCGAATGATGCACTTTTTTTAGATACTGCGGGCAGATATGTCACCCATGCGGAGGAAAATAATAACGAATGGAAAAATATTCTTGAAGCCATTAAAAAGTACCGTTCTATTAAAGCCATCAATGGCATCATTGTTAATCTATCCGTTGCTGATGTCATGGGCCGCAGCAAAGCGGAGTTGTACGATATTTCGGCTAAGATAAGATCAAGGCTGGATGAGACCCGCAGTGTGCTGGGTATCCATTTCCCCGTTTACGTACTGGTGTCAAAAGTCGATCAGCTGTCTGGATTTTCTGAATATTTCAGAATATTGACCGAACATGAACGTGAGCAGATTTGGGGCGTGACTTTCCCCTATGGGCAGGAAATGGAAACATCTTCTGCCGAACTGCGCGAGCGGATTGATGATGAGCTGGGACTGCTGGAAAAGCGTATTGAAGATAAGATGACGTTACGCCAGCAGGAAGAGCTTAACCTCAGTGACAGAAAAAGAATGTACAGTTTACCCCAGGATTTTCGCGTGTTATCGCAGGAAATTGCTGAAATTCTGCAAAGTATATTCTTTACTTCACGCTATGACGAAACTAAAGGATTGAGCAGCTTACGTGGATTATATTTCGCCAGCAGCAGCCAGCCAGCAGATGTTTATTTATTAAATAATAAAACGCTGATTCAGCGATGGAGTAATTTTGTACAGAGAAGAACCTCCAGCGCGGTCGAGTTAGTCATTAAAAAGCACAATGATGCGGATTTCCTGGTCACGGATACGTCCTACGGTCGTCATTACTTCCTCAAGACGTTGTTTGCTGAGATCATCGTTAAAGATGCCAGGCTGGTTCGCCATAATCTGCGGACACAATCTAAATATCGCTTCCAGAATATATTTATACACAGTGCTTGTATTCTATTCACTGCATGGATGCTTAATGGTTTTTATCATAGTTTTTATAACAATGATGGCTATCTTGCTACTGTTTCTACCAGAGTATCCTCTTTAGAAGATGCAATTCGAAATTTCGAAAAGGCGAACAACCCTGAGTTAATTCCCGGGCTGTTATCGATGGCTCAGTATATGCCAGAGTACAGTGAAATCGATGTGACGCGTCCACCACTTGATTTCCGCTTCGGCCAATACGTAGGTTGGGATATTACGGCAGACTCTCTTTCTTTGTATCAATATTTCTTACAGAGATTGTTGTATCCAATGGTACAGCATGAAGCACTGGAGAAGCTCCAGGACACGCTTATTGATGAAAATAATAGCGAGATATACACCGCACTGAAAACGTATCTGATGCTTAATGGCCATGGAAAATTTGATAAAAAGTTTCTTATCAATACGATTACTGAAGCATGGGATAGTTCTGGAAAAATAGCACCTTATGCCGATCGGGAAATTTTCATTTCACATTTAGATGCGCTTTTTGATGTCCCTGAATGGCGCCGTTATGCCCAGTCTATGGATAAGGAACTGGTTGCGCAGGCAAGAGCCGTTCTGAGCCGTATTCCGTTAAGCGATCGGCTTTACGATCGCATTAAAATTCTGGCAAGGGATGATGCCCCAGCGAACCTCACCCTCGGGCAGCTGCTCGGCGCTAAAGACAACCAGATTTTTACCATGGCAGTTACCGATCAGGCCGCGACCAGCATCCCGGGGCTATTTACCTATGTTGGTTATCATGAGGTATTCAAAAAAAAAATCAGCTCCCTTATCACCAGATTCAATGATGAAGATGGCTGGGTAATGGAAAGCAAAAAAAGCACGTCATTAGCAGAGTTCCGCTCTACAAGGGTGCGCAGTGACTTAGGGTTTGTCGGTTCCGCTATGTTGGCCAATGCAAAACGCATTGATCCTGTTAAGCAGCGAGTTATGCAGCGGTACTACGAAGAGTACACCCAGCGGTGGAGTGACTTTCTCAGCCATATTCGCCTGAGATCGAACGGGCCACAGAATCCTCTCGGGCAGCTGGCGCTCTCTTTTGATATCTATTTGCTGCGTACCATAGCCTCAACAAATTCACCGCTGATTAAACTGGCACAGCGGGTCGTAGAGGAAACCACACTTTCAGCGTCAGAGGCTGACGGTCTGGCAGATAATCAGACTCCTAACTCCCGGCTGCTACAGAACGTTAACCGGGCAAGTCAGCTGCTGGATTCGCTCGAAAAGAAACGAGTGTGGGAGGGGGTAGATAGTCACTTCGCCACTCTGCGCGAATTTGTCACAGGCTCTGCACGGCCTGATGAGAAGGCTGGCAACGGTGCGGTGGCAGACAGCCAGTTAAGAAAAATAATGGGGGTGCTCCAGGATCAATACACTTTGTTTGTTATCTCTGATAACGCATTGAAAAATGGCAATATGCCGGTTCTTTCTGATGCGGGTATCAAGATCGGCGCAGAGTCACAAACATGGCCGGATCCAATCAGAAATATTATTGAGCCTCTTTTAAAAGGGGCGCATAAAAAGGTTAACCATCTGGTTATTGCGGAAAGTAATAAAAAAATAGAGTCCGATCTGGGGGAAATGTGCCGCAATACCATCGTGGGGCGTTATCCGTTTGCCAGAAGAAGTAAGGAAGAGGTCAGGGTGAGTGACTTTGAGCGGTTCTTCGCCCCAGGAGGCCTGGCAGATACTTTCTTCAGGGAGAACCTGACGGAGATGGTAAACACTTCCGTGAAGCCATGGCGCTATAAAAGTGAAAGCGTTGAGCGAGACTCTGGCACGCTGAAGACGTTCGAACAGGCCCGGGATATCCGCAATATCTTCTTCCGGAATGGCGAGAGCAAGCAACTGTCGGTTAACTTCTCGGTATCTGTGCCTTACATGGCACCCACCATCACTCAACTCAGCCTTAATTTTGATGGTGCGACGATGGATTATTCACATGGCCCCGTCGTCCCGGTTTCATTTATCTGGCCAGGCACCCGCGCCGGTTCAATACTCAATATGACAGCACAACCAAGAATGGCAGACAAACTTTCAGGTCTGGTTTTCACCGGTCCATGGGCTCTTTTCCACTGGATGGATAGCGTGACAAGGATAGAAAATCCGTCTTCTGCCAACCCGGTTCTGGTGTTCTCCCTGAGCGACCGTATTGTGAATATCCAGGCGTCCGGTATTACCTATAATGACCGGCTGATTACTAATTTATTGCGCAACTTCCGCTGTCCGCGATGA
- the tssI gene encoding type VI secretion system tip protein TssI/VgrG, whose amino-acid sequence MPTLLGEPGLVASTLRGEESLSTLYSYSIMTKTPANPLIPWQSASNIDIKALIGKEMTVEIELDGSGLDTVMGIGKGTREISGLVQRARFLGRDANQAKHEFIIRPWLYLTDLTADYKIFQQKNVVEIIDEVLSEYNFPSDKRLSGSYPQLDFQVQYGETDFNFIQRLMEEWGIYWFFEHDEHKHKLVLVDHVGAHKGFASSAYHTLQYSPDQPKSGEEYVTRFDHQETITTGTWVTNDYDFTKSRADILALDSKPRNTSFNDMEIFSWPGDYEQPGIGEQLAKVRMEELGAKGSRAKGFGELRGVVCGCNFTLKGFPVQKVNREYLIISSKLDIEEIGQVTGQEEFKYQCEFTVQPTTKIYRHPCTAIKPKTRGPQTAIVVGPAGQEVWTDTYGRVKVRFLWDRYGHNNEFDSCWLRVSQAWAGNHFGGINIPRIGHEVIVDFLNGDPDRPLILGSLYNNVTMPPWDLPANATQSGLVSRTIGGGRTNFNGIRFEDKTGSEYYWEQAERDMNRLTKRNEYQSIGANSNIKVGFSRTKFVGGFQTANVLGFNSLLVGGAMTTVVGGAKSVNIGGIYGVNVGGAASLAVGGANSLAVGGANSRAVGGADSIAVGGAASTVVGGAFSLTSGGMLTICASNIKIVAGGKIVIQAGEVDINPGDCCDCKGGCGGGGGGPALPGLPGLGAFGFIPLPLPLPPLPIWPPVIPPATPSVTPSVTPSVTPSVTPSVTPSVTPSVTPSVTPSVTPSVTPSVTPSVTPSVTPSVTPSVTPSVTPSVTPSVTPSVTPSVTPSVTPSVTPSVTPTPSFTAYLATPTPSVTQTVTPTPIERDAE is encoded by the coding sequence ATGCCCACCTTGTTGGGCGAGCCGGGTTTGGTAGCATCTACGCTTAGAGGTGAAGAGTCGTTATCTACACTGTATTCATACTCTATTATGACAAAGACACCGGCCAATCCCTTGATACCCTGGCAGTCTGCTTCAAATATCGATATTAAGGCTCTGATCGGTAAGGAAATGACAGTTGAGATAGAGCTGGACGGCAGTGGTCTTGATACGGTGATGGGTATTGGTAAAGGCACCCGCGAAATATCAGGACTTGTTCAGCGGGCAAGATTTCTTGGCCGTGATGCTAATCAGGCAAAGCATGAGTTTATTATCAGGCCCTGGCTTTACCTGACAGATTTGACTGCCGACTATAAAATTTTCCAACAAAAAAACGTGGTGGAAATAATTGACGAAGTTTTATCTGAATATAACTTCCCATCAGATAAGCGCCTTAGCGGCAGCTATCCTCAGCTTGATTTCCAGGTTCAGTATGGCGAAACCGACTTTAACTTCATTCAGCGCCTGATGGAGGAGTGGGGCATCTACTGGTTTTTCGAGCATGATGAGCATAAACACAAGCTGGTACTTGTCGATCATGTCGGTGCCCATAAAGGCTTTGCAAGCAGTGCCTACCACACTCTTCAATATTCACCCGACCAGCCCAAATCTGGTGAGGAGTATGTAACCCGTTTCGATCATCAGGAAACGATTACTACAGGAACATGGGTCACCAATGATTACGACTTTACCAAATCACGTGCGGATATCCTCGCTCTGGACAGTAAGCCGCGTAATACCAGCTTTAATGATATGGAAATCTTTAGCTGGCCGGGGGATTACGAGCAGCCTGGCATAGGTGAGCAATTAGCTAAGGTTCGTATGGAGGAGCTGGGTGCTAAGGGTTCCCGGGCCAAAGGGTTTGGTGAGCTACGTGGTGTGGTTTGTGGCTGCAACTTTACCCTTAAAGGATTCCCGGTACAAAAAGTTAACCGCGAATATTTGATTATTTCCAGTAAGTTAGACATAGAAGAAATCGGTCAGGTAACCGGCCAGGAAGAATTTAAATATCAGTGTGAGTTTACCGTACAGCCGACAACTAAAATCTACCGTCATCCATGTACCGCGATTAAGCCGAAAACACGTGGCCCGCAAACAGCTATCGTTGTTGGCCCCGCCGGGCAAGAGGTATGGACAGATACTTATGGGCGGGTAAAAGTTCGTTTCCTGTGGGATCGTTACGGCCATAATAACGAATTTGACTCCTGCTGGCTGCGAGTCAGTCAGGCCTGGGCAGGGAACCATTTTGGCGGAATTAATATTCCCCGCATTGGTCATGAAGTCATTGTCGACTTTTTAAATGGCGATCCTGACAGGCCGCTGATTTTAGGTAGCCTCTACAATAACGTCACTATGCCCCCCTGGGATCTTCCGGCTAACGCTACACAAAGTGGTCTGGTCAGCCGAACCATCGGTGGCGGACGAACAAACTTCAACGGTATCCGTTTTGAAGATAAAACGGGCAGTGAGTATTACTGGGAGCAGGCCGAGCGAGACATGAATCGGCTGACCAAACGCAACGAATACCAGTCGATAGGTGCCAACTCAAATATCAAAGTTGGATTCTCCCGAACTAAATTTGTTGGCGGTTTCCAGACGGCAAACGTTCTTGGTTTCAACAGCCTGTTGGTCGGCGGTGCGATGACCACGGTGGTTGGTGGCGCGAAGTCAGTCAACATTGGGGGGATATATGGGGTGAACGTCGGTGGCGCAGCCTCCCTCGCCGTGGGCGGCGCTAACTCTCTGGCGGTGGGCGGAGCCAACTCCCGCGCGGTGGGCGGCGCAGATTCGATTGCGGTTGGCGGTGCGGCCTCGACAGTTGTCGGCGGGGCTTTCTCGCTGACTTCCGGCGGCATGCTGACCATCTGTGCTTCCAACATTAAAATTGTCGCCGGTGGAAAGATTGTGATTCAGGCAGGTGAGGTCGACATCAACCCGGGCGACTGCTGCGACTGTAAAGGAGGGTGCGGCGGCGGCGGCGGCGGGCCTGCTTTACCTGGTTTACCTGGGCTGGGAGCGTTTGGATTTATACCTTTACCGCTGCCATTACCGCCATTGCCAATTTGGCCACCAGTGATACCGCCAGCAACGCCATCGGTTACGCCATCGGTCACACCGTCTGTTACGCCATCGGTCACACCGTCTGTTACGCCGTCGGTTACGCCATCGGTCACACCGTCTGTTACGCCGTCCGTTACTCCATCGGTAACGCCATCCGTTACCCCATCGGTGACGCCGTCGGTCACTCCTTCGGTGACGCCATCCGTTACCCCATCGGTGACGCCATCCGTTACGCCGTCGGTCACACCGTCGGTTACGCCGTCCGTTACGCCGTCGGTTACGCCATCGGTCACACCGTCGGTGACGCCTACACCTTCCTTTACTGCTTACCTGGCAACGCCAACACCGTCCGTAACACAAACTGTGACGCCAACGCCTATTGAACGAGATGCTGAGTAA
- a CDS encoding PAAR domain-containing protein, with protein MANAARVGDAISHGGAIVSGSGDTTINGNNAGIVGNSVAPCALHGAAPVATGSGSVFINGCNAARLGDVTGCGAAIVTGSGDVDIGG; from the coding sequence ATGGCCAATGCAGCCAGAGTAGGTGATGCAATAAGTCATGGCGGAGCGATTGTTTCGGGTTCCGGCGATACAACCATCAACGGCAATAACGCGGGTATCGTGGGTAATAGTGTCGCCCCCTGTGCCTTACATGGAGCAGCTCCGGTAGCGACCGGATCCGGCTCTGTGTTTATTAACGGTTGCAATGCTGCGCGCCTTGGTGACGTCACCGGATGCGGCGCAGCGATTGTGACCGGCTCCGGTGATGTAGATATAGGCGGCTAA
- a CDS encoding TagK domain-containing protein, which translates to MTWPDNPCRYHLDESHTSVAMVGFNMLNGTFSRPCSDSHNENVVFFYRTLAGAVAFNTCDEYVCIIDGIPVEKGEARTLNLDSTIQMGHYNIQVIISENAVSLEDIFYALHDSGADKSNIIIPEIEDILPSGAHYVGDLNYFDEMVSEKQDVIDVMKPLEAEYKKFLIWGHINNNLYDKEVHHYHHINDDGFFDAARSEMKSKTITECILDTPSLIDKVWDQLEVVNLQDEVLFEEEKHEILMLLAPEKFTAKEKKMIPELAFQDLYKIGLDSHY; encoded by the coding sequence ATGACCTGGCCAGATAACCCCTGTCGTTACCATCTTGATGAGTCTCATACATCGGTAGCGATGGTGGGTTTCAATATGTTAAACGGTACGTTCTCCCGCCCGTGCTCTGACAGCCACAACGAGAACGTTGTATTCTTTTACCGGACACTTGCCGGAGCAGTTGCCTTCAATACCTGTGATGAGTATGTCTGTATTATTGATGGAATACCGGTAGAAAAGGGCGAGGCTCGTACGCTGAATTTGGATTCAACAATTCAGATGGGTCATTACAACATTCAGGTGATTATCAGTGAAAACGCCGTTTCGCTTGAGGATATTTTTTATGCGCTCCATGATTCCGGTGCTGATAAAAGTAATATTATCATTCCGGAAATAGAGGACATACTTCCCAGCGGTGCGCATTATGTCGGTGATTTAAACTATTTTGATGAGATGGTTTCTGAGAAGCAGGATGTCATCGATGTGATGAAACCATTGGAAGCAGAATATAAAAAATTCCTGATTTGGGGGCATATCAATAATAATCTATACGATAAAGAGGTGCATCATTACCATCATATTAATGATGATGGCTTTTTTGATGCAGCCAGATCGGAGATGAAATCAAAGACCATTACTGAATGTATCCTTGATACGCCTTCACTGATAGATAAGGTGTGGGATCAGCTCGAGGTGGTCAACCTCCAGGATGAAGTGCTGTTTGAAGAGGAGAAGCATGAAATTTTAATGCTGCTTGCTCCTGAGAAATTCACGGCAAAAGAGAAGAAAATGATACCAGAACTGGCCTTCCAGGATCTTTATAAGATTGGCCTGGATAGCCATTACTAA
- a CDS encoding type VI secretion system accessory protein TagJ, with translation MDTTTSLYGALKSSSLEEILANCLSQVRSNPDDISLRETLYRLYCLEGSWQKALMQLQTIEVIKPDLVQQVEITKNLVFSELIREEVLRGERLPGMLNIELPEWISLLQQANKSLAEGAITEQEEQRSQAFSMVSVTAGDGPHTGPFSWIADSDGRIGPACEFIVAGGYRWVPFSEIKSLSIEKPTELIDLVWSKAHIQTSSDVYYGYIPSRYPLTDNVSQDAKLGLVTEWEDISSSCTRASGRKVIITDSSEFSLLESEKIMFA, from the coding sequence ATGGATACTACAACGTCATTATATGGAGCGTTAAAGTCCTCATCGCTGGAAGAGATTCTGGCCAACTGCCTGTCGCAGGTTAGAAGTAATCCTGATGATATATCTTTACGCGAAACCCTCTACAGGCTGTACTGCCTTGAAGGCTCGTGGCAAAAGGCGCTGATGCAGCTGCAAACTATTGAAGTGATCAAACCCGATTTAGTGCAGCAGGTGGAGATAACCAAAAACCTGGTGTTCAGTGAATTAATCAGAGAAGAAGTGCTGCGCGGAGAACGCCTGCCGGGGATGCTGAACATTGAGCTACCAGAGTGGATTAGCCTGTTACAGCAGGCAAACAAATCACTGGCTGAAGGCGCAATTACTGAGCAAGAAGAGCAGCGTAGCCAGGCTTTCTCGATGGTCAGCGTCACCGCCGGAGATGGCCCCCATACCGGCCCGTTCTCCTGGATTGCCGATAGCGATGGGCGAATCGGGCCTGCCTGTGAATTTATTGTCGCCGGCGGCTACCGGTGGGTGCCCTTCTCTGAGATAAAGTCTTTAAGCATTGAAAAACCCACAGAGCTCATCGATCTGGTCTGGTCCAAAGCACATATCCAGACCAGTAGTGACGTCTATTATGGCTATATCCCTTCGCGCTATCCTCTGACAGATAACGTCAGTCAGGATGCTAAACTGGGTTTAGTCACTGAATGGGAAGATATTTCTTCCTCATGTACCCGTGCCTCAGGGAGAAAAGTGATCATTACTGATTCCAGCGAGTTCTCCCTGCTTGAAAGCGAAAAAATCATGTTCGCTTAA
- a CDS encoding type VI secretion system baseplate subunit TssE, translating to MERKRQFLPTLLERLQDDEPKQSRESYDAFFFDSRMMRSIIQKDLATMLNNTNIEESLDENKHQQVAESVVNYGVRALVGNHASQHKWHAIEMNIRTAILRFESRIIPESLVVRSLLSEDHPSRNGMILFEIRGLIDWSPHPIDLCFHGHYDIETSHTELKNI from the coding sequence ATGGAAAGAAAAAGGCAGTTTCTGCCCACCTTGCTGGAAAGGTTGCAGGACGATGAACCGAAACAAAGTCGCGAAAGCTACGATGCATTCTTTTTCGATTCAAGAATGATGCGATCTATTATTCAAAAAGATCTCGCAACCATGTTGAACAATACCAATATCGAAGAGAGCCTTGATGAAAACAAGCATCAGCAAGTGGCAGAGTCGGTTGTAAACTATGGTGTGAGAGCTTTGGTGGGAAACCATGCCAGTCAGCATAAGTGGCACGCCATCGAAATGAATATCAGAACTGCAATACTGCGGTTTGAAAGCAGGATTATACCTGAGTCGCTGGTTGTACGTTCGCTACTGAGCGAAGACCATCCGAGTAGAAACGGTATGATCCTGTTCGAAATACGCGGGCTTATTGACTGGTCTCCTCACCCGATCGATCTCTGCTTTCATGGTCATTATGATATTGAAACTTCACATACTGAATTAAAAAATATCTAA
- a CDS encoding polyketide cyclase gives MLSSHTLSLAIHRNWVDLYETIWKPEFFPKWASGMSQGPLVPEGNSWKGRGPLGPVKVRFTEHNPYCIMDHYIDSGFSKEIFVPMRIVANEEGSQVLITVFRQPLVSDEKFAQELEWVKRDLQALHTLLTT, from the coding sequence ATGCTGTCCTCACACACCCTTAGCCTTGCTATCCATCGTAACTGGGTAGACCTGTATGAAACTATCTGGAAACCGGAGTTTTTCCCGAAATGGGCGTCAGGTATGAGTCAGGGGCCGCTCGTGCCGGAAGGCAACAGCTGGAAAGGGCGTGGCCCTCTGGGGCCGGTGAAAGTCCGTTTCACCGAACATAATCCGTACTGCATTATGGATCACTATATTGACAGCGGGTTCAGCAAGGAGATCTTTGTGCCGATGCGCATTGTCGCCAATGAGGAGGGGTCACAGGTGCTGATTACCGTGTTCCGTCAGCCGCTGGTGTCGGATGAAAAATTTGCCCAGGAGCTGGAGTGGGTGAAACGTGATTTGCAGGCGCTGCATACCTTGCTCACAACCTGA
- a CDS encoding nucleoside hydrolase, producing MKKIIFDTDIGVDDAFALAYAAKCADIIGITAVFGNVPVEQVVSNARLFSQKIGLDVPIYRGCSRPLALPPTPPATAVHGDDGLGGVFANPYNGAAPNAIDFIINSVRANPDALTIVAVGPLTNIAQAINQAPDIVPQIKEVVIMGGAFGTHGYSGNVTPFAEFNIWKDPHAADQVLNSGLPVVVLPLDVTMEVHISGDEIRALMHPVLEAISRGYLRYSQVSNGIEGMSLHDTLTIAYLHNPAWFGVTEAPVRVVTEGVSLGQTLRQLGSVASLDNPFAGSRAQKLCLSVDVERVKEHFLATLKL from the coding sequence ATGAAAAAAATTATCTTTGATACTGATATTGGCGTCGATGATGCTTTCGCCCTTGCCTATGCGGCGAAATGTGCGGATATCATCGGTATTACTGCGGTATTTGGTAATGTGCCGGTAGAGCAGGTGGTGAGCAACGCCCGCCTGTTTAGCCAGAAAATTGGCCTGGATGTGCCCATTTACCGCGGCTGCTCACGACCGCTGGCGCTGCCGCCCACGCCACCCGCCACGGCGGTGCACGGCGACGACGGGCTTGGCGGAGTGTTTGCTAATCCTTATAACGGCGCGGCACCAAACGCCATCGATTTTATTATTAATAGCGTGCGCGCTAACCCCGATGCTCTCACCATTGTTGCCGTCGGGCCACTGACCAATATCGCTCAGGCGATTAATCAGGCTCCCGATATTGTGCCGCAGATTAAAGAAGTGGTGATTATGGGCGGTGCTTTTGGCACTCACGGCTACAGCGGCAACGTCACCCCGTTTGCAGAGTTTAATATCTGGAAGGATCCCCATGCAGCCGACCAGGTGCTGAATTCCGGCCTTCCGGTAGTCGTCCTGCCGCTGGATGTCACCATGGAAGTGCATATCAGCGGTGATGAAATCCGCGCCCTGATGCATCCGGTACTTGAGGCTATTTCCCGGGGCTATCTGCGCTACAGCCAGGTCAGCAACGGTATAGAAGGCATGTCGCTGCACGATACGCTGACCATTGCCTATCTTCACAATCCTGCGTGGTTTGGCGTGACAGAAGCGCCAGTACGGGTAGTTACGGAGGGCGTCAGCCTCGGCCAGACGCTGCGCCAGCTTGGCAGTGTGGCATCATTAGATAATCCGTTTGCCGGTAGCCGGGCGCAAAAGCTCTGCCTGAGCGTCGATGTTGAACGGGTGAAAGAGCATTTCCTTGCCACTCTGAAGCTCTGA
- a CDS encoding YdgH/BhsA/McbA-like domain containing protein, with protein MKSIKTFAAVIVLSAVSFGSFAQSVTATGTTLDSAEAKIAAQAQQAGASSYKITEANTSNGVHMTAELLK; from the coding sequence ATGAAATCCATCAAAACTTTTGCAGCAGTTATCGTACTCTCAGCCGTTTCTTTCGGCAGCTTCGCTCAGAGCGTCACCGCTACCGGCACCACGCTGGACAGCGCTGAAGCTAAAATTGCCGCTCAGGCACAGCAGGCCGGTGCGTCTTCTTACAAAATTACCGAAGCTAACACCAGCAATGGCGTTCATATGACCGCTGAACTGTTGAAATAA